Below is a genomic region from Fusarium oxysporum Fo47 chromosome VIII, complete sequence.
GTTAAAGGTGTGAGAATGTGCCACGCGCCAGTGACAGGGGGAGTGAAGTACCTGGGTAGTCCTTGAGCAAGGTAATGAAAGAGAGCGCAGAGGCCGTACGTGACTTTTGGCGCGATGAAAGACCTTGTTCGTAGCAGAAACGCGGAGAACAAAGAGAGACAAGTAGCCGCGTGCGTTGAAGGGGAGAGGATATGAAAAACAAGGCGCGCTGTGGtagaggagaaggaagatgattACGGGTGTAGGATGAaagtgaagtgaagtgacAGTGGAGGAATCTGAATCTGAATCTGAGAGACCGGGTCTGGAGGTGTGAGGTACGTATAGATCAGAAGTTTTTGCCTGCTGGCAGTGACCGCAAGTGCCACGCAACTGCAACAGCAATACAGCAGCTGAAGCAAAAATTAACTAATCCGTGAGATTGGCCAGCTCGGTATCACGTAGAGGATGATGAGTAGCAGTGATCAGCTGGCGTGCCGAGTCGTTGAAGTCGTGAATATGAAGGAGGTTCTAATGTAATGAATGAGACGGAGAAGCACTTCGAGTCCCTTTTTTTCCCAATAATACCGGTCCCCCAGCAGCATGACCCAAACGGGTGAATCCAATGCGCCAAACAAGCCAATAAAAGCGGGGGTAAATCTGTCTGCCACTGTAAGTGCGCTGCAGGCCGCTGTAGAGTCTGCTAAATGCCCTCAGAAATTATACACCCCTGATCATCGGAAATCCACCAGCCACGCCCATCGATATCACCCTAAGCCGTTTCGGACACTTCCAGGGCACTTTTGAGTCAAATGATTGGCCCGGCACCCTTGATTTTCCGTTCACCGCGGCTCCGTGACCCCTGTCAGTGCTTTGGCATTCTGCAAGGAGCACTCCGTATTCTCTCGATGTGAGTGAGGCTTGACTCTGAGGTACCGCAGAGTTGGGTTTGTTTCCATTGTGAATAAGCACCTCAATGCCCGCATTGCATACCTAGGTAACCTAATCTAGGTACAATGCAGGCGGAGGTTCACCAAGACTTTTGTTATGCGGGTTAGCCAAAGGTATGTTCTGTACAATGCGACGCAAGAAGCAGACAACAATGAATAACAGTGGATGATCAGGATATCATGGATGTTCACGGTTCAGCCTAGTCATGGAGATAATCGGCTGATGTTCGATGATTTGGACCCTCCCGGCCTATCATTCTTTCACTCGCACGAGATCGGGTTACTGAATCTTTTCGGAAGCGCGGGAACAACAGCAAGAGTTGCACTTGATACAGGGAAAACTGCTGCACCCACCACTCTCCGTCCGTACGTTTGTAACAGCTGTTCATCCTGTCACTTTGCTGTGGAGCCTCACAATTTCTGTTGACGGGAGACAGGGCATGGGCATTGGAATACGCCACCAGTTGTGACACAGTCTTTGGAGTTTCGGATAACCCACGGTATTGCTATTGTCACTGTGCATACTATTGTGCGTTATTCATGTGCGATTTCTATTGTCTTGACGTGATGCAACTGCTTGTCACTATCAATCCCATGTTCGTCGCTTGTGGCACTGTCAGCTTGGTGTTATTGTCCTCCGACTTCAGCTCACCTAAGACGCCACGATCAACGTGGCGAGTCTTATATCTGATCAATTATGTTTAATTCTGTGAATATTTAGAACTTTACAGTGGTCAACTGCATGCCATTCTAGACTATCAGGTAGCTGTTTTTTGTCTTTCAAGCTGGGTCTTCCAAGGTCAAAATACCCAGGTGACCATTAGTACGTTCAAAAAGCGTAACGCTTAGAACGAAGAGACCCATTACATACCCAGAATTCATGGAGAATAACATAGATGAGACTTGTCCTCCAGAACTAATATATTCCGTATATTCCTGTGCTGTGCTGATACTTTCATGCACAatctcattctcatcgtcTTATCATCTCTCACCCTAGACACTCATAATAAACTCATCTTCAGCCCCGCATTTTACAGACTCGCCTTGCACTGGAGTCAGCCCAACCCATGGAAGCTCCCGGGAACTAAACAAACGGTGCCGCTGCAGTGTCAACCAATCATACCACCCCACACACAGATCCGGTACGTACCCGCAAGACAAAAAAAACCGTAAGTTGCTTCAGGTTAATAAGGTAGATGGGCTTCAACCACGTGCATTCAACCGTGACGTCGCGATAGAGCCTCAACCTCCGAAATCACCATGGGCAAGAAACGGAAGCTGTCGCAACAGAATGCGCCGAATGCGCGTCCAAAGAAACTTCCCCAGCAGAACAAATCCGACCAGAAGAAAACGCCCAATGGCCCCGCGAAGAAGGGCAAAGGCAAGCAACAACATCagagtgatgatgagccaACGATACCCTTCGAGCCCCACCACCGCATACTGCTCGTGGGTGAAGGCGATTTGAGTTTCGCAGCGTCTATCATTCAGCATCATGGCTGTGCAAATGTTACTGCTACGGTTCTGGAGAAGGATGCCGAGGAATTACTGTCCAAGTACCCCCACGTTGAGGACAACATCGCCGTGATCCGCGGTGATGCTCCCAACACCAAAGAGGCCGATaaagaagacaaagagacGTCTGCCAAAGAATCAGAAGCAGGCGAAACTAGCCAAGGTAACCAGAACGAAGGCGAGGACACCAATGGCGAAAGCGACAGCGAGGAAGACGGCTACTACGACTCAGACGATCCCAACGCACCACCAAGACCTAAGCGAAAACTCACTCCCAACAACAAACTCCTCTACAACATCGACGCTACTAAGCTTCCTAATTCACTCATACGCGCTCGCTTCGACCGCATCATATTCAATTTTCCTCACGTCGGCGGAAAGTCCACTGACGTGAATCGCCAAGTTCGCCATAACCAATCCCTTCTCGTTTCCTTCTTCGAGCGCGCCATTCCGGCGCTTGCCCCAGACGCTGCCATTGTCATAAC
It encodes:
- a CDS encoding 25S rRNA (uracil2634-N3)-methyltransferase (domain of unknown function-domain containing protein); translated protein: MGKKRKLSQQNAPNARPKKLPQQNKSDQKKTPNGPAKKGKGKQQHQSDDEPTIPFEPHHRILLVGEGDLSFAASIIQHHGCANVTATVLEKDAEELLSKYPHVEDNIAVIRGDAPNTKEADKEDKETSAKESEAGETSQGNQNEGEDTNGESDSEEDGYYDSDDPNAPPRPKRKLTPNNKLLYNIDATKLPNSLIRARFDRIIFNFPHVGGKSTDVNRQVRHNQSLLVSFFERAIPALAPDAAIVITLFEGEPYTLWNVRDLARHAGLQVERSFRFQARAYRGYKHARTLGVVRNSKGEVSESGWRGEERASRSFVFKRKEDIAPVVGKKRRKGDDSSDDED